One Patescibacteria group bacterium genomic window, GTTGCGCGTACTTCTCGGGTTCGGTTACTATAACTCTTGGGTTGCCCTCTTCGGTTTTTACCGCAGGAGCTGTTGTTTGTTCCTCAACTTTAGCTGGTTTAGCGCCGATTTTGAGCGCGACTAAAGAAATTCCCGCCACCAAGATAAGGGCGCCGAGAACGAAAGATATTAAGATTGGTTTGCTTTTTAGGTCAAAATTCATAAAAATCACCACCCTTCAGATTCAATTTAAAATTCAAATGACAAATGACAAAATTCAATTCAACCCGCCCAAGGCGGGAAAAATTCAAAATTTAAAACTATTTCTTATTTATCGCCCCAAATATAAGGGACAATTCGTGCGCCTCTTGCCACAAACCCTCTATTTCTACAATTTTTTCCGGGGCGATTAGTTTCATCATTCTTAACCAATGTTTTGTCTCTTTCGCCTCTTTCTTACATATACCTATCTTACTCTTAAAATCCCTCTTTGAATCTGCGCCATTAGCTTCCATATAATTCGCGCCTACGCTAGTCCCACTCCTTATTAGTTGATTAATTAAAGGACGGGTAATCTCATCACGAAACAAACTCTTACAAAATTTTATTACATTTTCACCAAACTTTGCAGTTCTTTCTTCTAAATTATATTTTTTATCATTTGAATTTTGAGTTTGATTTGTCATTTGTCATTTAAGCTTTGACATTTGATCCGCCAGCTGGCGGATTACTTATTCCTCCTCTTTCCAATAAATCTTCACTTGCTGAAATTCTTGCGGAATAGTTCCCACCAAATAAAGAGGCGTAAAGTTTACCGTTTCAGAAGGCAGAACATTGTCGTTTGACTTGTACATATTCCTCGTTAGAGAAACTTTGTTTCCGTACAACCCGCCATTGACGATTAAAGCCTTATCTTTTTTATCGCCTTTGCTTTCTATTGTTATTTCTCCGGTTGCGAAAATTATGGCATCTATTTGTTCCGCATTTTTGTCCACCGTAACATCTCCTTTTACATAAATAACCAGCCCTGTGCTGTCTACATCATCAGACTTGATGTCATTGCCTATTGCTAAATCCCCATCGCGGTAAATAACCGCAAAACCCGTTCCTGAAACTTTGTAATTT contains:
- a CDS encoding four helix bundle protein; translated protein: MTNQTQNSNDKKYNLEERTAKFGENVIKFCKSLFRDEITRPLINQLIRSGTSVGANYMEANGADSKRDFKSKIGICKKEAKETKHWLRMMKLIAPEKIVEIEGLWQEAHELSLIFGAINKK